TCAAGCGAAGGCGGGTTGTCGATGCGCTGCTCGATAAAGTGGGCCGCCTGGCGTACGCGCGCATCCTGGATATGGGTCAGGTCGGCATAGAAATGCGCCTGCGGCAGCTTGGCCGGCCGCATCCCCTGCAACATCATGTGGCGCACCGCCTGCTGCGCCTTCTCCCTTCCGCAATGGCGCGCAACGAGATACAGCCCCAGGTCAATGGCCGCGGTCGACCCGGCACAGGTAATCAGGTCGCCTTCGTCAACGAACAGGTGATCGACCACCGCCCGCGCCTGCGGAAAGCGCGCGCGGAACGCATCCAGCACGTTCCAGTGCACGCAGACCGTGCGCGAGCCAATGATGTCGGCCTGTGCCAGCGCAAAGGTGCCGGTGCAGATGCCGAGCATGCGCACGCCGCTGGCGGCCGTCTGCCGCAGCCAGTCGCGCAGTGCCGGCGGCATGTAGGTGTTGGGGTAATCGTTGCCGCCGCAGACGGCGATGTAGTCGAAACCGCTCGGATCCTCGGGCAGCGCACCGGCCACCTCGATGGCAAAGCCCGCGCTCGACGTGCGCGGCAGGCCGTCCATGCTCATCACACGCCATGCGGTGTGGATCTGGCGGCTGCGGCCGCCGTGGTCGGCGGATAAGCGCAGCACATCCACGAGGCCGGCGAAGGCCGCGAGCGTGAACTGGTTGAGCAGCACGAAACCGACGCTGAGTTCGGGTTTACCCGTGCCGACTGGGGTGGATTCCGGAGGTGCCGTCAGCATGACGCAATTATTCAATTTTTTGTCGAGGCCTTGCAAGAGACGGCATGCCCGCTGCACGCACAATGCCGTCACAGGAACAGACAACAGATTCCACCTCAAGGGGAGCAGCAAATGGGACTGGAGACACGCACCATCCTCGGCGCCGCGGTACTGGCCGCCACCTTCACCAGCTTTACCACCGGCGCGCATGCGCAAAGCGGCAAGCTGACCGTCGCCATGTATGGCGGCAACTGGGGCGACGCCTTCCGCAGCTGCGTCGCCGAACCGTTCACCAAGGCCACCGGCATCGCCGTCACGCCCGAGATCGGCACGTCCACCACGACGCTGGCGAAGCTGCAGCAGCAGAAGGCCGCGCCCACCATCGACGTTGCCTGGATGGACGGCGGCATCAGCGAACTGGCCCTGCACGCAGGCGTGGTCGACCACCTCGATGGCGCCGCCATCCCCAACCTGAAGAACGTCATCGGCAAGGCCGTGTACCGCCAGGGCTCGACCAGCTATGCGGTCGGCACCGGCTACTACTCGCTGGGCCTGACCTACAGCACGCGCGAGATCAAGCAGCCGCCGAGCAGCTGGAAGGACCTGTGGAAGAAGGAATATGCCGGCGCGGTGGCAGTGCCCTCGCCCGCCAATTCCTCCGGCGTGCCGTTCGTGGTGTTCATGGCGCGCGTCTGGGGCACCGATGCCGCCAACCTGGCGCCGGTGTTCCAGAAGCTTGCGGCGCTCGACACCGCGCTGTTCTTCGACAGTTCGGGCGCAGCCACCAATGCCTTTCAGAGCGGCGAGGCGGTGATCGGCGCGCACTTCAACGTCGGCGCCTGGGACCTGATCGACAAGGGCGCGCCGATTGGCTTCGTCGTGCCCAAGGAAGGCGCGTGGGCCACCGATGCGCGCCTGCACCTGGTGAAGGGTGCGCGCAACAAGGCAGCCGCCGAGAAGTTCATCAACACCGCGCTGACGCCCGAAGCCGCCACTTGCCTGGCTACCCGCCTGTACCTCGGGCCCGCCGTGCAGGGCGTGCAGGTGCCGAAGGATGTCGCACGCAAGCTGCCGTGGGGCGCCAACGGCTCGGTGGACAGCCTGACCCTGTTCGACTGGAGCGCGATCAACGCCCGGCGCACCGAGATCACCGACGCGTGGAACCGCCAGGTTGCCCGCAAGCGCTGAACGCTGGCACGGAACGCCAAAAAACGCAGGAACGCAGGAACGCCGGAGACCACGATGACTGCCCTCTTGACCATCGATGCGCTGTGCAAGGAATTCGGCGCATACAAGGCGCTTGACCGGATCTCGCTGGAGATCGGCCATGCGGAATTCATCGCGCTGCTCGGGCCCAGCGGCTGCGGCAAGACCACGCTGCTGCGCGCGATCGCCGGCTTCCTGCAGCCCGACAGCGGCCGCATCGCCATCGATGGCCAGGACGTCACCGCGCTGCCGGCCAACCGCCGGCCGCTTAACACGGTGTTCCAGCACTACGCCCTGTTCCCGCATATGACCGTGCTGGACAACGTGGCCTACGGCCCGCGGCGCCAGGGCGCCAGCAGCGCCGAGGCGAAACGCCGCGCGCTGGAGGCGCTCGACTTGGTCGGCCTGGCCGCGCTGGGCGAACGCTATCCGCGCGAAATGTCCGGCGGGCAGCAGCAGCGCGTGGCGCTGGCGCGCGCCATCGTCAACCGCCCGCGCCTGCTGCTGCTCGACGAGCCGCTGTCGGCGCTGGACATGAAACTGCGCAAGCGCATGCAGCTGGAGTTGAAGCACCTGCAGCAGCAGCTTGGCATCGCCTTCGTCTTCGTCACGCACGACCAGGAAGAAGCGATGGCCATGGCCGACCGCATCGTGGTGATGAACGCGGGCCGCATCGAGCAGTGCGGCGCCGGCACCGAGATCTACCGCGCCCCGGCCAGCCGCTTCGTCGCGGAGTTTATCGGCGACGCCAACCTGCTGCCGTGGGAAGCCGCCGGCGCCGGCCACATCCGTCTGGCGATGCAGGACGCTCATGTGCCGGTGCACGTGCCCGTGGCCAACGGCACCGCGCGCGGCCTGGCGGTGCTGCGCCCGGAACACCTGTGCGTGGCAGACCCCAACGCCCCCGGCGGACTGCATGGCACGCTGGTCGACGTGATCAGCGTGGGCAGCCATACGCTGCTGCACGCCACCGTCGGCGGCCAGACGCTGGTGGCCCGGACCATGGGCCTGCCCGATGCGGCGATGGCGCGCGGCAAGCCGATCCGGCTCGCCTTCGATCCGGCCAACCTGCACCTGAT
This genomic window from Cupriavidus sp. P-10 contains:
- a CDS encoding ABC transporter ATP-binding protein — encoded protein: MTALLTIDALCKEFGAYKALDRISLEIGHAEFIALLGPSGCGKTTLLRAIAGFLQPDSGRIAIDGQDVTALPANRRPLNTVFQHYALFPHMTVLDNVAYGPRRQGASSAEAKRRALEALDLVGLAALGERYPREMSGGQQQRVALARAIVNRPRLLLLDEPLSALDMKLRKRMQLELKHLQQQLGIAFVFVTHDQEEAMAMADRIVVMNAGRIEQCGAGTEIYRAPASRFVAEFIGDANLLPWEAAGAGHIRLAMQDAHVPVHVPVANGTARGLAVLRPEHLCVADPNAPGGLHGTLVDVISVGSHTLLHATVGGQTLVARTMGLPDAAMARGKPIRLAFDPANLHLIGEPA
- a CDS encoding ABC transporter substrate-binding protein, with amino-acid sequence MGLETRTILGAAVLAATFTSFTTGAHAQSGKLTVAMYGGNWGDAFRSCVAEPFTKATGIAVTPEIGTSTTTLAKLQQQKAAPTIDVAWMDGGISELALHAGVVDHLDGAAIPNLKNVIGKAVYRQGSTSYAVGTGYYSLGLTYSTREIKQPPSSWKDLWKKEYAGAVAVPSPANSSGVPFVVFMARVWGTDAANLAPVFQKLAALDTALFFDSSGAATNAFQSGEAVIGAHFNVGAWDLIDKGAPIGFVVPKEGAWATDARLHLVKGARNKAAAEKFINTALTPEAATCLATRLYLGPAVQGVQVPKDVARKLPWGANGSVDSLTLFDWSAINARRTEITDAWNRQVARKR
- a CDS encoding GlxA family transcriptional regulator, which codes for MLTAPPESTPVGTGKPELSVGFVLLNQFTLAAFAGLVDVLRLSADHGGRSRQIHTAWRVMSMDGLPRTSSAGFAIEVAGALPEDPSGFDYIAVCGGNDYPNTYMPPALRDWLRQTAASGVRMLGICTGTFALAQADIIGSRTVCVHWNVLDAFRARFPQARAVVDHLFVDEGDLITCAGSTAAIDLGLYLVARHCGREKAQQAVRHMMLQGMRPAKLPQAHFYADLTHIQDARVRQAAHFIEQRIDNPPSLDAIARYVGLGRRQLERAFHEALAMSPMSFQRSLRLEYGSWLLQNDHSNITQIALDCGFSDGAHFSRDFRARFGMTPREFKRQQRPE